The following coding sequences lie in one Pontibacter sp. G13 genomic window:
- a CDS encoding histidinol-phosphatase, with translation MAELSRKLQRMSWTNYHSHSHYCDGKLSPEAHIQSAIERGFAAFGCSSHSPVAFPSTWNMNPEDAPKYAAEIRSLRDQYQDQIEIYVGMEVDFIPGVTGPSDPLIAAQNLDYSVGSIHYVDAFPDGTPWEIDGPHVLFVRGVEEIFGGNARAAVERYYELTRMMVEQDPPSMIGHLDKIKIQDESGKLFDTGSDWYQAEVRKTLDVIAQSGIPVEVNTRGMYKGLTTEPYPGRWILTEMYQRNIPVVLNSDSHRPQEIDGHFSEAAALLLEIGYRELQVLLGGTWQSVPFDASGLKIGANQS, from the coding sequence ATGGCGGAACTTTCCCGAAAACTGCAACGCATGTCTTGGACCAATTATCACTCCCACAGCCATTATTGCGATGGCAAACTGTCTCCCGAAGCCCATATTCAATCAGCCATCGAGCGTGGCTTTGCCGCCTTTGGATGCTCCTCCCATTCTCCGGTAGCGTTTCCGAGTACTTGGAATATGAATCCCGAGGACGCACCCAAATATGCCGCCGAGATCCGATCCCTGAGAGACCAATACCAAGACCAAATCGAAATCTACGTCGGGATGGAAGTGGATTTCATCCCGGGGGTGACTGGCCCCTCCGACCCGTTGATTGCTGCCCAGAACTTGGACTATTCCGTGGGGTCGATCCACTATGTCGATGCATTTCCAGATGGAACTCCTTGGGAAATCGATGGTCCGCATGTCCTCTTTGTGCGAGGCGTGGAGGAGATTTTCGGGGGAAATGCCCGAGCCGCAGTCGAGCGATACTACGAATTGACTCGCATGATGGTGGAGCAAGATCCACCTTCAATGATCGGCCATCTCGACAAAATCAAGATTCAGGACGAGAGCGGGAAGCTCTTTGATACGGGTTCAGACTGGTACCAAGCAGAAGTACGGAAGACTTTGGATGTGATTGCCCAATCTGGAATCCCCGTCGAGGTCAATACCCGAGGCATGTACAAAGGCCTGACGACGGAACCCTATCCGGGGCGTTGGATCTTGACCGAGATGTATCAGCGAAATATTCCCGTGGTCTTGAATTCCGACTCGCACCGCCCACAGGAGATTGACGGCCATTTTTCGGAAGCGGCAGCATTGCTGTTGGAAATTGGCTATCGGGAACTCCAAGTCCTGCTGGGGGGAACTTGGCAATCGGTCCCATTTGATGCCAGTGGATTGAAGATCGGCGCGAATCAAAGCTAA
- a CDS encoding sulfatase: protein MTQLRFLLVVFCLVLMTGACSQTPEKSSPNVLFIAVDDLRPELGCYGSPIAQTPNIDRLAGDGLLFENAYCQQAICSPSRASLMTGARPETTQIIENYTYFRDLHPDLVTLPQHFRNNGYETVYCGKIYHGKFTDEELSWSREPARDLAPHKAPKLIGGYALKENQDIFKANQAAIKKKYGSVSHYALGRGPAYEMADVPDHTYQDGYNTELAIATMKEMVQQGDKPFFLGVGYKLPHLDWTSPKKYWDMYDPAQIALATQTESPEDGAAMGLHASFELRVRHGIPKSGTIDSSLATTLKHAYLASVSYVDAQIGKMLDALEEAGVRDNTIIILWSDHGWHLGDMGIWGKATNYEIATRVPMIIWTPDMPDQVRGMTTDALVELVDMYPTLAELAGLQAPEHLEGQSFAPLLADPKMDWKPAVFSQYPNPALREWAANPLTPSMRETYFGPLIEEVEARIIEQQQEKWDRDFFENELMGYAMRTERYRLVVWKARGNPEAEPVYVELYDHETDPTETRNIASEQPELVESLIAQMAKGWRGNLANL from the coding sequence ATGACTCAGTTGAGATTTCTACTTGTCGTTTTTTGTTTGGTTCTCATGACTGGGGCTTGTTCCCAAACACCGGAGAAGTCAAGCCCCAATGTTCTCTTCATCGCAGTGGACGACCTGCGTCCCGAGCTGGGCTGCTATGGATCTCCCATTGCCCAAACGCCCAATATCGACCGCTTGGCAGGAGATGGACTGTTGTTTGAGAACGCGTACTGCCAGCAGGCGATCTGCTCTCCCTCCCGTGCTAGCCTCATGACAGGTGCGCGACCCGAAACCACGCAGATCATCGAGAACTACACCTATTTCCGCGATCTGCATCCGGACTTGGTGACCTTGCCTCAGCATTTCCGCAACAATGGGTATGAAACGGTCTACTGCGGCAAGATTTACCACGGCAAATTCACGGACGAGGAATTGTCATGGAGCCGTGAGCCTGCCCGAGACCTGGCACCCCACAAAGCCCCGAAACTCATCGGAGGCTATGCGCTCAAGGAAAATCAAGACATCTTCAAGGCCAACCAAGCCGCGATCAAGAAAAAATACGGTTCTGTCAGTCACTATGCACTAGGGCGCGGACCTGCTTATGAAATGGCCGATGTGCCGGATCATACCTATCAGGATGGGTACAACACCGAGTTGGCGATTGCCACGATGAAGGAAATGGTCCAGCAAGGCGACAAGCCTTTCTTCTTGGGGGTGGGCTACAAATTGCCACATCTCGATTGGACATCCCCCAAGAAATACTGGGATATGTACGATCCCGCCCAGATCGCCTTGGCCACGCAGACAGAAAGCCCGGAAGATGGCGCGGCTATGGGATTGCACGCTTCCTTTGAGTTGCGCGTCCGTCACGGAATTCCCAAGTCTGGAACCATTGATTCCTCCTTGGCCACGACGCTCAAGCATGCCTATCTGGCGAGTGTCAGCTACGTAGATGCCCAAATTGGCAAAATGCTCGATGCATTGGAGGAAGCTGGGGTGCGCGACAATACCATCATCATCTTGTGGAGTGACCACGGCTGGCACCTCGGCGACATGGGGATCTGGGGCAAGGCGACCAATTATGAGATTGCCACGCGCGTGCCGATGATCATCTGGACGCCCGATATGCCGGATCAAGTTCGCGGCATGACGACCGATGCGCTGGTGGAATTGGTAGATATGTACCCGACACTGGCGGAATTGGCAGGCCTGCAAGCGCCTGAACATCTCGAAGGCCAGAGCTTCGCACCATTGTTGGCAGATCCCAAGATGGATTGGAAGCCTGCGGTGTTTAGCCAATATCCCAACCCAGCGCTCCGTGAATGGGCAGCAAACCCGCTGACACCGAGTATGCGCGAGACCTACTTTGGTCCGCTCATCGAGGAGGTGGAAGCCCGTATCATCGAGCAACAGCAGGAAAAATGGGATCGGGATTTCTTTGAAAACGAACTTATGGGATACGCCATGCGCACCGAGCGCTACCGTCTGGTGGTGTGGAAAGCACGCGGAAATCCCGAAGCGGAGCCGGTCTACGTCGAATTGTATGACCATGAAACAGATCCGACCGAGACCCGGAATATCGCATCTGAACAACCTGAATTAGTCGAATCACTGATCGCTCAAATGGCCAAGGGCTGGAGAGGTAATCTCGCCAATCTGTAG
- a CDS encoding VCBS repeat-containing protein, which yields MSITKYTRSLASTGIVLCVLCLGGALWMGVAKDSIPLFYFVEMSADFPTEDKTLKKWDRALVADLDQDDYPDLILNDHGFGVRICWNNHGKFSKPYDLIMGDLHGVAVGDVDQDGQLELFISRGGGAGSNSRNAKVFRALGNRTFEEAPELSAGLPGMRGRTMKLVDADGDGDLDLINFAFHSKGFYGKSENFIYERTAEGTFELADTLPPVKGDGQKTLITDFNGDGTLDLILHGNGPLKAFQGNGELSFEDVSETLFADPILHASNVVEFDYDNDGDFDLFITRGKGFEVGETFYDSKTQTWGFFSMRGEFQPQDLQVGDVLKLENYFTTWPHTTIRLGESGYEYEFPGETHSGKDLRFVNSDALGFVDETTERGTYLGYVGNDAWRLSVDTWAPATGVVHGVKSYPEYEHPAGMTNVLLENRKGRYVDVSEQMGFTAIEHCTGVSVADFDNDGFMDLVVQRRGDLIHELESWIYLNEQGKGFRQMELTGLKSEELAASGSAVATLDYNLDGHQDVVLGNERGKWHLFQNRTSQSSENHFLTLKLDHSPEKAGTSLGAVISIEACGNQQWRRVGYAGAAYGHGANQWVHVGLGSCEGPIKVKVRYTNGTETTHTIQEVDTVVSLVPANAQ from the coding sequence TTTCGTTGAGATGAGTGCCGATTTCCCCACCGAGGACAAGACCCTCAAGAAATGGGATCGGGCACTCGTCGCAGATCTGGATCAGGACGACTATCCAGATCTGATCCTCAATGACCACGGATTTGGCGTGCGGATTTGCTGGAATAATCATGGCAAGTTTTCCAAACCCTACGACCTGATCATGGGCGACCTGCATGGAGTGGCAGTCGGAGATGTCGATCAGGATGGACAGTTGGAACTGTTTATTTCCCGAGGAGGAGGCGCAGGGAGCAATTCTCGAAATGCCAAGGTGTTTCGGGCGCTGGGCAATCGGACATTCGAAGAAGCGCCGGAGCTGTCGGCAGGTTTGCCGGGGATGAGAGGCCGGACCATGAAATTGGTGGATGCAGATGGCGATGGAGACCTGGATCTGATCAACTTTGCTTTCCACTCCAAAGGCTTCTACGGCAAGAGCGAAAACTTCATCTACGAGCGGACTGCCGAGGGAACCTTCGAATTGGCGGATACGCTGCCGCCCGTGAAAGGAGATGGACAGAAAACGCTGATCACCGATTTCAACGGAGATGGAACCCTCGACCTGATTTTGCATGGAAACGGACCCTTGAAGGCCTTCCAGGGAAATGGAGAACTCTCATTCGAAGACGTATCCGAGACTCTGTTTGCCGATCCCATCCTACATGCCTCCAACGTGGTGGAGTTCGACTATGACAATGACGGTGATTTTGACCTGTTCATTACCCGTGGGAAGGGATTTGAAGTCGGGGAAACCTTCTACGATTCCAAGACTCAGACTTGGGGCTTTTTCTCCATGCGCGGCGAGTTCCAACCCCAAGATCTACAGGTGGGCGATGTCCTGAAGCTGGAAAACTACTTCACGACCTGGCCCCACACGACGATCCGGTTGGGGGAGTCAGGCTACGAATACGAATTTCCTGGAGAGACCCATTCGGGGAAAGACCTCCGATTTGTCAATAGCGATGCGCTGGGATTTGTCGATGAAACCACCGAGCGGGGAACCTATCTGGGATATGTCGGCAATGATGCATGGCGGCTTTCCGTGGATACTTGGGCTCCGGCAACTGGGGTCGTTCACGGCGTGAAATCCTATCCCGAATATGAGCATCCAGCTGGAATGACCAATGTCCTCCTGGAGAATCGCAAGGGTCGATATGTCGATGTCTCCGAACAGATGGGATTCACGGCGATTGAGCACTGTACCGGAGTTTCCGTCGCGGATTTCGACAATGACGGATTCATGGATCTGGTTGTGCAACGCCGGGGAGATTTGATTCACGAGTTGGAATCATGGATTTACCTGAATGAGCAAGGCAAAGGGTTTCGCCAGATGGAACTGACAGGTCTCAAAAGCGAAGAGTTAGCCGCCTCTGGAAGTGCAGTTGCTACGCTGGATTACAATCTCGATGGGCATCAGGATGTCGTCTTGGGAAATGAACGAGGGAAATGGCACCTCTTCCAGAACCGCACCTCTCAGTCTTCAGAAAACCACTTTTTGACCCTCAAGCTTGATCATTCCCCCGAAAAGGCTGGAACCTCCTTGGGAGCTGTCATCAGCATTGAAGCTTGCGGAAACCAGCAGTGGAGGCGTGTGGGATATGCCGGAGCAGCGTATGGACATGGCGCCAATCAGTGGGTCCATGTAGGGCTCGGATCATGTGAAGGCCCAATCAAGGTGAAGGTGCGATACACCAACGGAACAGAAACCACACACACTATCCAAGAGGTCGATACTGTGGTTTCCTTGGTACCAGCGAATGCCCAATAG